The Vibrio coralliirubri DNA window AGCGAGATCGTCAACAATCGGAGTCGCCCAGTTATCAGCGGTGACACTACCGACGATCAATGCAGCACCAAACACCAAGGTTGTGGTTGCCATGATAGGAATCAGTACTTTGCGACCCAGTTTCATACCAATCCAAACCAGCACCGAAATCACGATAAATAGCGACAGCAGGATAGTTGGGAATTTACCAATGAATGGACTCAGAAGGCTTGTTAGCCAAAGGCTGGTAATGAACATCATTAAGCCAAATACCAGCTTAACTTTGAACATCCACGCCCCAGGCTTTGGAAGCAATTTGGTTAGGCTTGGGAATAGTGCAAAGATCAACCAAGGCGCACTCATACCGATACCAAGCGCGATGAAGATAGCCCATAACTCTTGATAGCTTGCTCCAAGTGCATACGCGACAGCGGTTCCTAGGAATGGCGCGCTACACGGCGTTGCTAACAGCGTCGCAAACATACCTTGAACAAAGTGGCCTGAATGTGAGTCATCGCCTTTGGTTGCCATCCAAGTGTTTAAACCTGATGGTAGTCTGAATTCGAATAACCCAAGCAGGTTAATTGAGAACAGCAAAGTAATGATCAGCATGAACCCGATGAACCAAACGTTTTGGAATTGGATTCCCCAACCAATCGCATTACCCCCCATTTTTAGAGCGGTCATACCTAGGGCTAACAGCGCAAATGATGTAATGACACCTGAAGCAGAAGCTAAGAATGAGAGTCGAATATGACGATTAGATGCACCTTGGTTTTGAATGATGCTGTTTAATTTCATTCCTAATACTGGCAACACACATGGCATGATGTTGAGGATCAAACCACCAATTAAAGCAAAGCCAATCATTGCTAGAAAGCCGTTGTTGCTTGTTTGGTAAGCGATCGGCTCTGAGCCAATTTGGGCCGTCATCTCTTCGGCGAAATTAGTATCTGAAACAGTGACACTTACTGTACGGTCCGTTAAATCGACTTCACCTATCCAGTTGCTCACATCAAATACGGCCGTCATTGTATTGTCTGTGATGTGGACGCTTGGTTGAGAGAAGAAGTCATCAATCACTTCTTGCCCGTCAATCAACACCATCGGTTTATCCCAGCCATCTTTACTTGTCAGCTGAGTAACCAGTTGCTGTTTGCTCTTGTCCCAAAATAGACCATTGACCGAAGTGCGATTAGCTTCTCGTGGAGATTGGCTCATCCCTTGGTTGAACAAGAACATCGCTTCTTCATCGAGCGCTAAGGTTTGTGGGTCAATCGGCAGTTCGATATCGTAATCGGTTAACACACAGATATTGGTACACGACGGAAAGGTAAACGACGCCCTGAATATTGCAGGCTTCGTGTTGTCTTTCAGGGTTAACGTGACAGGAAAGCTGACATGCTTTTTGTAGCCTAACGTCATGACGTCAAGCTGCTCGTAGTACTTAGGTATCGGCCAGTGCCACTCTACTGACTCAATGTTTGTTGAACCAGACCAGTCCCAGCTTGGCGGAATGCCACCTTCGCCTGGGCTGCGCCAATAGGTTTTCCAGTCGCCGTCGAGCACGACATCGAGCACGGTTTGGATCTTAGAGCCGTCATCCGACTGTTCACCCGTCGACATCATTCGCATTTTAACAGGCGGATGCTCAGGCACACTAAGCCAGCCCGTTGTCTGTGCCAAGGCGGTAAATGAGGTCATAACCAAAAGGGCAGTGACTAAGGTTTTCGCGCATGTACGCATAGAGAATGCCAATGAATCGACAAACTTAGTTAGTAGTGTGTTGTACACAAATGTATCTCCAAAAAATAAATAAAAGGGTGTAGTAGCCCGGTTATTTACTCTCTAAATATACAGTGCTTTAGATGCAATCGGTGTTTTGTAGGTCGAGTAGAGCGATGATTGTCTCTAGATAATCTCGATATGTGGGGAGGTAAGTTAAATGCAACAGCAATAATAAGTACGAATGGGATCAGCCAACCGGTTTTCGGGGCGGCAAAGGTCAGCATTTTCGAACTCAGGCTGCATGAACTTGAATTGGGTGACGTTAACATTTTTGACGCTTCTAAGCCGAAAACACTGGCGTATAAAGTGGCCATTTTTTCTGAAGAAGCGATGTCGGTTTGAGGATTACTGGTTTCAGTATGAGTTTGCGCGCCAACTAGGACTGATTGACCATTAGCGGATGCAGATAACGATACTTTCTTTACGGCCAGAGTGCTCGCCAGACAAGTTACGATAACCAGTCCGGTAAGGAAGAGCGCCCAAAGCGAATGCTTTTGTCGGCGGTTCTGTGTGGATAAGAAAAGTAGCGATGTGTTCAGCAAATTAGTCAGTAATCAAATCTGTTAGTCGTTAAAGCGAGCTCGTTGAATTGTGGCTAGCTTAGATAAGTTCTCTTCGCGCCACAAGTCATAAAATGGTTAAAGTGAAACTATGTATAAACGCGGGAAACGGCAGATACACGATAAACGATGCATAAACACCAATTCACGCGAATACGACATTGAGCTGTAGCTAAAGTTCACCGCAACTGAAAGTTATCGCTAATTTATTCTGTATCGCGTGGTTTATTCATTATCAGGCTGTCTCGTCCTAAAATACGTTGACAGTATTTCTACTAAGCCAACAGCGTCAGCTGTTGGCTTTTTTCATGCACCTCATTTGGAGTTTTCATCATGAGACTGAGGTGCGGCCTCATATTGTTATAGATATTGATAGACTCTTTTACTAGTTGTTTAAGTTCCTCAAGATTCTTACACCTATCAAGTAAGAACTCTTGTTTCAGGATCCCATTTATTCTTTCTGCTAAGGCATTTTGGTAGCAGTCATAACCATCTGTCATCGAAGGCATTATGCCGCTAGTTTTCAATTTATCTTGATATACACCTGAGCAATACTGCAGACCACGATCTGAATGATGGATACAAGAACGATGATATCGACGCCCTTTGATAGCCATATCTAGCGCTTTCACGACATCCGTCGCTTTCATTTCATTGCTCAGCTCATAGCCCATTATTTTTCGACTAAACGCATCCGTAACCAATGATAGGTAGTGAACTCCTTCATCAGATTGAACATAGGTTATGTCGCTCACCAACACACTCTCTGGACCACATGGCTGGTAATCCTTTAATAAGTTCGGGTATTTTTTCATCCAATGTCTACTATTGGTCGTTTTTGTAAAACTATGCTTAGGTCTTACCAATAATCGTTCAGCGCGTAAGTAGTTGAAAAGCGCATCTCGGCCTAACTTGATACCTTGTTCTTGTAGTTTGGGTTTAAGCAAAAAATACAGCTTCCTAGTACCAACCCGAGGCATATAACGCCTAATATCCAACACCATTTTTTTAATCGGTTTAAGATCTAACTGACGATGATGAGCTCGCTTTTCTCTTTGATAAACACTCTGCCTCGTTATGCCGCATAGCCTACATACTCGAACTAAACTTATTCCTTCTTGTTTTTGAAGGCTTCTTGCTCCTTGGCTAGATACTTTTTTCTGAGACTGGTTCCGTGCTCAGCATCAAGAATATCAACCACTCTATTTAAGAAGAGATTCTTGATTTTTTCGTCTTCCAACTCTTTCTCAAGACGTTTTATTTTCTGTGCCGGTGATTCTTTAGGCTTAGGTGATTGGTGCATGACATTTATCCTTGGATTTTGCGCCCAATTCATCTTCCCGTGCTTTCGAAGCCAGGTTAAAACGGTTGAGCGGCCTTGGATACCATAAATGGTTTGGGCCTGTTTATATGTCATGTCGCCTCTTTCTACAGCGGCGACAACCTGTAATTTAAAGCCTAGTGTGTAATCACGCTGAGTGCGCTTAACGTAGGTATTATTTGAAGTAGTCATAATTCGTCCTCAATGTGTAAACACATTTCAGGACGGGACAGGCGATACAAAAAAGCCCAACAGGTCGTCGTTGAACGTGTTGGGCTTTAATCATTTGTGTTATTGGAAAGGCTTAGTGGGTGCGGCGAGGGCCGTTACGTACCAAGTCTTTACCGTTATCAAACACTTCTTTGGTGATCCAGCGAGCAAGCAGAACTTTGTGGCTGCTGTTGAATACAGCAACGAAGTGACGACCATCTGAATTATTGGTTGCCATGCCTACACCTTCAACGCCTTCAAGGCCTAAACCGCCAGCTTCCACTGAAATTAGGAATTGCTCTAGTTCTTCTAGAGACTCAATAATATCAAGTTCGTTGTTCATTTTTATGCTCTCTTGCTGTGAGCCAACATCGTATTTAGGGCGCTTTAGTGCATGTGCTCGAATGAAGATATTGGCTGTTGTTCTTTGTTGGATGCGTACTCTACAGGTCATAAGAGGGGATTGGAACTCTCAAATATTAGAAGCAGGCTGATAATTTGCGAATTTTTAACATAACATACGTTTAAATGCTTGTTATCCATATTCTTTTTACTACTATTTATAGGGTCAATTTAGACAGTAATAGGAATTAATATGATGAAGGTTTGGCGTTGTCTATTGTTAATGTTGGCGTTTGTCGCATTTGGAAGTTATGCGCAGAGCGTTGAGAAAATCGCAGAAGTACAAGATCAGTTAATGCTCGATCTAGCAACATTAGAAACGGCGCATGATGCTGAAAAACCCTTTCTTGAAGATATCTTAAGGCGTAAGAACCAGGGCCTACGCGAAGAGATTTTTTCACAGCTATCGTCAGATAAAAAAGAGGGGCTGGATGTCACTCTTGCTCAGCAGGTTGAACTGCTACAAAAATTGCTGTCGTTGAATGAAACTAAAATCGTTTCAATGAGTAAAGAAAACCGTTCCGCTGAGGGTGACGCTAAAAAACGCCTTGAGTTGCGTATTCAAAAACGAATCGGAATGATGGATGTCTATTATCAGCAGCTTGCTAAGACCTTAAATTGGTCGAAAGAGCGTGGTGTTGATGTTGCTGTTCCTGAAGGTGAACTTAAAACGGCGTTAATTGCTCGTTCTAAATACCTGACTAATGCCATTCTTTACACAGACACACAGCGACAAGATCTAGAAGCGCGTTTGTCTTTTGTGAATGAAGAAGAGAAAGCGACGATTAAAAAGGAGCTTGAGCGTTTCAGCGAGCGTACTAGCGTTATGGTCGCGAGCTTAGAAGAAACCATCACGCTAATGGAACCGTTTGGCGTGGATGTGACTTCGTACAAACGTGTTTTGCTAGCGACGACAGGTGACATTAACGCCGATGTGTTGGATGTTGATGTTGCACTGGAGCTGTTGGATGGTTGGCTTCGTTCGTTCAGTTCATGGGCTTTTGAAAATACCCCTTCTTTTATCGTTAAACTCGCTCTGTTTCTCGGTATTTTGTATGTAACTCGCCTTATTGCTAACGTTGCTCGTAAGACCGTTCGTAAGAGTGTTTCGCACTCTAAAATGGACTTCAGCGTATTGATGCAGGACTTCTTTGTATCCATCGCATCTAAAGCGGTCGTGTTTATTGGTTTGCTTATCGCACTGTCTCAAATAGGGATAGAGCTAGCACCACTTCTGACTGGTTTCGGTGTAGCCGGTGTCATCATTGGTTTCGCATTGCAAGATACGCTATCTAACTTTGCATCGGGTTTGATGATCTTGATCTACCGTCCTTATGACGTAGGTGACATGGTTAAAGTAGCGGGCGTGCAAGGCACGGTAAAAGATATGAGCTTAGTGTCAACGACCGTTCAAACTATCGATAACCAACGCTTGGTGATCCCAAATAACAAGATCTGGGGTGACGTGATCAACAACATCACGGCAGAACGTGTGAGACGTGTTGATATGGTTTTCGGTATTGGTTACTCAGATGATATCGATAAAGCGAAAGCGGTATTGAACGACATCATTCTTGCGCACCCTCTAGTGTTGAAAAAACCAGAACATATGATCAAGCTTCATACCTTGAATACCTCTTCAGTTGATTTCGTAGTACGACCTTGGGTTAAGACTGATGACTACTGGGATGTGTACTGGGATGTAACGGAAACCGTGAAGAAACGCTTCGATGAAGAAGGCATCACGATTCCATTCCCTCAACGAGATGTGCATATTTACAATCACGAAGAGAACTAAGCGAAAGAGCTAGTACGAGAAGCGATTTCGAAAAGAGCTACTACGAAAAAGCTAAGCGCAGCTTAGAGTCGACATTCTTAATGTGATATCAAATGGACGCTGAATAAGCGTCCATTTTTATTGGCTGTCAGTTTATATTGAGCTTCATTCTTTTATGTCACTCAACCGCCTTAGAATTACGTTATGATGGGGCAGGCTTAGTTTGGACAGTTGAAATCGAATGGATGATTCACAGCAAAAAACGAACAGTAGAAATACAACGGTAAGAAAAGCGAACCGAATTGAAAGCGTCATGAACTCTGCGATGTGGCATCTAACTCAGAGAGACATGACGGAAAGCGAGTTGGTTGCGAAGCTCAAAGTGAAAACCGACAATCAAGAATGGATCGATGAAACGTTGAATACTTTGAAAGGCTTTGGGTATCTCAAGTCTGACCAAGTGTTTGCAGAACAATTCGTGGAACAAGCTTTCTCTGGTGAATTCGGTTCTCGATACATTGTCGAAAAACTGAAGAAGAAGGGCCTGACCGATTCAGTGATTTCTGATGCAATCCATAAAGTGTCGTTCGAAAAGTCTATCGATGAACAAACCATCTTGATAGACCGAATCAACCATTACTACTCAAGCTTTACCATGAGCCGTGAAAAGCTGGTTGCGACACTGCAAAAGCGTGGCTTTAGCTATCAACAAGTCAAGGTAGCGATTGACCAGCACCCACAAGCGCATCAACTGAAAAGTAACATTCAAATTAAGGCCGAGAAAGCCGATTTGGAAAAAGAGGTGCTCAAGTATGCTCGTAAAGGCAAGGGACTGACTGCCATACAGCAAGAACTGAGACAACGACAAATCGACACCAGTGAGCTGTCATCGCTCATCGACCGATTGATTAATGAAGAGCAGCTAGATTTCTATTCTTCGTGTTTAGAACAGTTGCAGAAGAAGTCTTATGACCTAAACGATCATAAAGAACGCTCCAAGGCTTACGCGATGCTAAGTCGAAAGGGGTTCTCTTCAGACGAGATCAAATTTGCTCTGAGTGAAGGCAATGAGTAGCGTGCGTCATTGAATTTAAGAAAAGCTGAACTCAAGAAACATCGAACGTTAAGATATTAACAGCAGAAGGGCATCGAACAACTTGTTCTAACGTGTTGTGTGTATGTTCTCCGTAATCCCCAAACCATTGCGTAAGGCGAACTGAATTAGGTCATTGTGGCTGTTGAGATTCAGCAAACCTAACATGCGGTATTTGTGCGACTCGATGGTTCGTGAGCTTAAGTGAAGCTTATCAGCACACTCTTTTGCACTAAAACCTTGAGCAATCAGCGCCAGAACCTTGGTTTGCTTTTTAGTGAGTAACAATAGCTTCTCACTGTCATCTTCTAACAAGTTTTCATTTTGCTTAAGTGTTCTGGCTAACGTTGAATGTTGCCAATAACATAGCCAAAGTTCACAGACTAATTTTAAGCGCTGGATGCCTTCGAGGTCGAAGGTAGTATCGTTGTCGTGAAAGTTAGTAAAAGACAACGCACCCCAGCGTTGGTTAAAGAGCTGTAAAGGGATGATGCAGTGCCATCTTCCCCCTTCTTTATAGAGTTTCTTTAACACATAGTTTTTGCTTGAAACGAGTTCGTTGCTGGTAAAAGCGAGGTAGGTTTCATTGGTTTTTAAAAGCTTGAGGTAATCAAGGTAGTTACCGCCGACTAAGCTTTTTATATTAACAGGAGGTATATGTGCTTTGGAAACCGAACACGTTTTTCCTTCTTCAAGTAATACCATTGAATTAGGGTAGAGTGTTAAACGATCAATCCCAAACCAATCGAGTACATCAAAGCTTGCTTCTGACCAAGTTGTTTGAAAGTTTTTTGGATCGCTATTAATGAGAGATGTCGATTGTTTCATTAACAGTTGTTCAAAACTTAGCTTTAAAGCAGACACATATTTCCTTTATAGATACATTCATTTCATCAATGCACAGAAGATATTCGTTCGAGTCGCTCAGTGCAAGATAAGATTCTTATATGCATTATAGGTTCTAATCTATAGTTTTTTATAACTCTTAGTTCTATGTGGAGGGGTGATAAGCAGTACATCTACTGCATTAATTGAACGGTGTTTTTTAATAAAATCGGGCATTCCTATCACCGAGTAAACACTGTGATAAGTTTAAGGTCGTTACTGTCTATTTCAATCTCGATGTTGATCTTTTTTCATCCGATTACACACGCAAATAATTCTCCAATGTTTGTGTATGCTCAGTCACCCATTCATTCAAATGTACTTTCAACACAACTTCGCAGTCGAAGCGCTGATGATTGAGAACATCCGTAATATGGATAACAGCACCGATATCGGCTTTACACTCGGATTACGTTTTTCAATATAAACGGCACATTAATATATTCTTATTTCATGAAATTCACCAAAGCTATAAAATTTTCAGTAAATTTACGGTATATCAATAACGTGTTTTTTTGAACAATAGCGCCACTCCAAAAGGCCGGACTAACAAGGCCGAATCAATATATATAGGTAGTGGTTATCATGAAAAAGACATTAGTAGCACTTGCGATTGCGAGCATTTCAAGTTCAGCTTTCGCTGTAAGCACAAGCAGCCAAAACAGCCAAAACGAAGACATGTTTGCATTCGATTCAATGCACAAAGATCAATTCTCAGTATCAGGCTCTTTCGGTGTTGGTGGTTACTACGATACTGGCTCTAAAGCGTTCTACGATGACTGGGCAACAGGCCTTACTCTTGCAGTTAACTACCGCAACAACCGTATTGTTGGTTACTTCGAAACTGACTTAATGGTGAACTACACAACAGACAACAATGTATCTGCGAATGATGCAGCAACAGCTGGTTGGACAAACGGTATCGATACTGGTCCTGCAACAGATGTAGATAAAGCATGGTTAGGTTTCGATACTGGCTATGGTATTGCTTCATTCGGTTGGGAAAACGACACAGCACTAGACAAAGTGGATGGCGCTGGCGATAACACTTACGAGTTTGGCGCTTCTGCTGGTGATGCTTCTGACGGCTTCAATGTTGTTAAATTCCAAGGTGCGACAAGCGGTATCGCTTACGGTATTTCTTACTTTGAAACAGGTGATGATCATAATGATGCGGATAAAGGCATTAATGGTTACATCGGTTTAGAGCAAGAGGTATTCAACCTATACGCAGGTTATGAAGCTCGTGATGACGATGCTGACTTCGAAGTTTACACAGTAACAGGTAACGTAAAGGTTGGTGCTCTTAAACTGGGTATGAACTCTTGGATTGAAGAGAGTGATTCTGCTAAGAACACAGGCTACTACGTTTCAGGTGGGTACACGGTTTCTGAAGACCTAACAATTGCAGCAGGTTACGCGTCTAGCAACAATGAACTTGATGGCCACGCAGATGTAGATGCTTCTTACATCAACATCGCGGCAATGTACCGTATTGCTGACAACGCTGACATGGGTATCGATATCAAGCAAGACATCGATGGCGCGCGCATTGGTTCAACTAGCGCACAATACGACGAAGAAACACACGTATTCGCAGCGGCTTACTACTACTTCTAAGAACTTGAACTCTTAAGAGCTTCTAAGACATTTGATGGTAATGGTGTAATAGCTTGCCCGGTCGTTACACCATGTTCTCTTCTTTTTGCAGTGTAAGCATCCACAGATTGATATGTGGTTTGTCAATCAAGTGCTACGAGTGGAATTATTATCTGGAGAAATGTAATGATTAAAAGCATTACAGCCAAGGGTGTTATCTATGGAAATGATACCCTGTTTACGTGTAAACCGAATCGTAATGGATTATTTGAATTGGCGCGTAAACATGGAAGAGTCGCAGGTACTCGCCCACAAGATCTCAAGAATAAGGTTTATGCTGAATCTCTTGATGAAGCTTGGAGTCTACTCAAAACAGAGAAGTTTTATATTGTTTTGACGGGGCAAGTATTTGGCATTCATCGAAAATCATTGCGAAGTGCTGATTCTGTTGATGTTGAGTTTGATACTGAAACTTGCTCGGCATGTGTCACGGAATAAATCCAAAGCTGAATACTAAAAGGACGATAAACTATCGTCCTTTTTTCGTTTGAGTTTTAGTTCAACCTTGGTTACAGATGCTCAGCACCCGCTATCGACCGTATTGCCCAACAATGAATTGCTCAAACTCATCACACATCTGATGATTTGATTTGTCATTATTTGCCAACTCGGTAGCCCCATCAACGATCGATATCTTCGCATTCAAATCCGCGACTGGTGCACGTTCTCTTGTCGACAGTTGTTTGATTTTTTGCTCCTCAATCGCCCAAGCTTCCTCTGGCGATAAGTTACACTCGTCAGCGAGGTATTTGGCATTAAAACCTTCCCCAGTCAGGCTTTCGATTGTCCCATTATGATTCACGCTATTGCCTTGATGCCAATAGTGCTTAGCTAACAAAGGGCCGATCTCTGGGTTATCCGTTAAGTAGCCAAACTTATCGGTGAAATACGCACGAGTTTGATACACCGCCATATGAGCCAGCAGGTAACCTTGATACGCGCAAGAGGCTTCATCCGACAATAGATGCGGGATCGCCATTAATGGGCGAGGACTGCAAGCCAATCCAAGAATCGTTTTCTCACTGCCACGAGCAAGAGCAGTGATCTTTTCCGGTGTCAGATCTTCATCCGCCAATTCATAAAGTGCTCGCTCGAAATACGGAACCACTAAAATGCTGCGTTCTTGATAAGCTCTGAAGGGTTGTTTGTTATCGATGATGGCTTTGATTAACTCGTCAGGTACTGCTTGGCCATCTGCATTCAGCGCGTATTGTTTGAGCCAATCGGCATCGTTCAACAAGCTGTCACAGAACATGGATTGCGTTTCGGCATAAGCCATTGAGGTTGGTGCAAACTCTTGAGAGAAACACGGTGCGTTCATTTTTACGTTAGCAAAGTGTGCAGCATGACCACCCTCGTGAAATAGTGTGTTGATGCCATCATAGCCGCTGCCAACTTGATCGGGCTTTGCGTTGCTCGTGAAGTTAACTTGAGCCGCTACCCATGTGTCTTGATCGTAGAATGATGGGATCGGACCATGGCAGAAGCCATTAGGGTACTTACCTTTACGATCAAGCAGATCCAATTTTAATGTCGCTTGAGAGTATTCGATGTTGAGGCGACCAAAAGATTCAATCCAGCGTCGAAGTGACTTTGAGAATGGAACATAAGGGTCAAGATCATTCATAACGTCACCTGCAAAAGAGTAGGTAAAGTTATGGGCTTGAAGTGCATTCTCGCCTTTTTGTTCTGCCAAATTGGCTAGGCTTTGCTGATGGCTATCGCGTGTACGTGCTTCGAAGTCGTCCAGAATCGTAAACAGTTGCTCTGTCGTCATCTGTTCGGTTTTAACCACCGAGTAATCAAAGAAGGTTTTAAACCCCAGTGATTGAGCAAATTGGTTACGTTTTTTGATCAGCTCAATAAAGCCGTTAGCCAGCAGCCATTGCTCTAAATCTAATAGTGCTTGGTGTGCAGAAAGCCTAACTTGTTCATTACCATTACTTCTAACGGCTGAACCTAAAACGGGCAGTGACCCTTCTGTTTCATCGCCTGTTTCATTTACGTAAGTCATCACATGATTCTGTTTTTTCTCAAACAGTTCAGCCTCAAATTTTATGAGCTCGGCTTTAAGCTTCTGTGACTGCTCAGACTCAATAGCGTGAGATCTAAAGGTCGCTAACCAACCATTCAAGCCTGTCAGCGTACTCTCTTTTTCTCGGGGATCGTGAATTTCATCGATAGCAGCAAGTTGCGTTTCGATCGCAGTAATCTGTTCGGCAGAGCTTAAAAATTCCGTCCACTGAGTCTGCGCGAGTGTCGAACCATCGTGGTCGTCACTGATACCCATATATGTATCCCAAAAGAAGTCTTCTTTCGCTTTATGAGTCGCAAGATACTTTTGATTCAATTGGTTGAGATAGTTCGTTGCAGTCATGACATTCCTTGAAATTTAACCAGTAATTTCAACATTATGACACATTCATTGAATGTATTTTGTGACGATAGATATAACTGAATGCAAGTCACAGCCTATCGGTTTACTTTACAGCGTATTAGTGATAATTAATTAACTGTTAATGATTTGTTGTTTGCTAGTATTAATTAGAAATGGTTCGCTGATTTATCCAGCCTTTTATTGAGTAAATTGATGTACTCAAGGTCAGCGCTTTTGTAAGGAAGAGGTTTAGGATGGATCCTATTTTATATATCGAAGTTGGTGGTGTTGTTTGGCAAGTATTCCCTGATGGTACTTGGCTTCAATTACCTGCTACGCAGCCAAAAGTTGAAGGCGTGCAAGTCGTTAGCATTGAACCTCAGAACTTACAAGAGGCTCAGCCCTTAACTGAACTACAAATAGCCGCAGTTGAACAACAGTTGGAAAAGGTGGTCACCGAACTCGTCAACAACATTGAAAGCGCACCTCAACAACCTAACTCAGTAAATGACCAACCTAGTTCCAGTGCCTCTTTTATTGCTTATGTTCGTTCCACCTTAGATGAAACGCTTGCAGAGGCGGGTTTTGATACGCGTCCTACAGAATATGCCGACGAAGATACAACCTCGAATGAGGGTAACCTTGATATTCTGTTACCTAGTGCACTATTAACCGTTGATATTTTGGATGGTGGAGACGGTTACGAAAACCAGTTTGAAGTACCTGGTGTCACGATTACGGGTACGGCAGTGGATGTTCGAGACGGGCGTACCGTTGTTCTGACCATCACTGATGTTAACGGAAAAACAGTAACCACTACAGCCATCACAAGCGATGAAACGTATGTCGTCAATGGCGTTGACCTCTCTTCATTAGAGGAGGGGGATCTTCAAGTCGACGCGGTCATTGCTGATGATTTTGGCAATAGCATTACAGCTAACGATTCCACAATCAAAGACACATTAGCCAACATTGAGGTTGACTTCGATGGCTTTGGTGATGAGTTTTACAATCAATTTGAAATATCGAATGGGGTGCTAGTTGGTACGATTGCCAATGTAGAAGATGGGCAAACCATCAACATTTCAATTACCGATAGCCAAGGAACGATACAAGAATACACAACGGAAGTATCCGGCGGAACTTGGACTCTGACTCTTCAAGACTACTCAAGCTTTGCAGAAGGTGAGCTGACCGTTGTTGCCAATACTATCGATATTGCTGGAAACCCTACAACAGCGACCGACACGATCGTGAAAGATACGCTAGCGAACATCACCGCTGCGGTTGATGATGGTGGTGACGGTGTCCTCAATAGCTTCGAAATTCAGTCGGCTAAATTCTTTGGTACGGTACAGAACGTAGAAGATGGCCAAACGGTCAATATTCGTATTTCTGACAGCACAACGAATGTCATAGTGCTGACAGCAACTGTGATTGATGG harbors:
- a CDS encoding porin, coding for MKKTLVALAIASISSSAFAVSTSSQNSQNEDMFAFDSMHKDQFSVSGSFGVGGYYDTGSKAFYDDWATGLTLAVNYRNNRIVGYFETDLMVNYTTDNNVSANDAATAGWTNGIDTGPATDVDKAWLGFDTGYGIASFGWENDTALDKVDGAGDNTYEFGASAGDASDGFNVVKFQGATSGIAYGISYFETGDDHNDADKGINGYIGLEQEVFNLYAGYEARDDDADFEVYTVTGNVKVGALKLGMNSWIEESDSAKNTGYYVSGGYTVSEDLTIAAGYASSNNELDGHADVDASYINIAAMYRIADNADMGIDIKQDIDGARIGSTSAQYDEETHVFAAAYYYF
- a CDS encoding M3 family metallopeptidase, producing MTATNYLNQLNQKYLATHKAKEDFFWDTYMGISDDHDGSTLAQTQWTEFLSSAEQITAIETQLAAIDEIHDPREKESTLTGLNGWLATFRSHAIESEQSQKLKAELIKFEAELFEKKQNHVMTYVNETGDETEGSLPVLGSAVRSNGNEQVRLSAHQALLDLEQWLLANGFIELIKKRNQFAQSLGFKTFFDYSVVKTEQMTTEQLFTILDDFEARTRDSHQQSLANLAEQKGENALQAHNFTYSFAGDVMNDLDPYVPFSKSLRRWIESFGRLNIEYSQATLKLDLLDRKGKYPNGFCHGPIPSFYDQDTWVAAQVNFTSNAKPDQVGSGYDGINTLFHEGGHAAHFANVKMNAPCFSQEFAPTSMAYAETQSMFCDSLLNDADWLKQYALNADGQAVPDELIKAIIDNKQPFRAYQERSILVVPYFERALYELADEDLTPEKITALARGSEKTILGLACSPRPLMAIPHLLSDEASCAYQGYLLAHMAVYQTRAYFTDKFGYLTDNPEIGPLLAKHYWHQGNSVNHNGTIESLTGEGFNAKYLADECNLSPEEAWAIEEQKIKQLSTRERAPVADLNAKISIVDGATELANNDKSNHQMCDEFEQFIVGQYGR